One window of Methylomicrobium agile genomic DNA carries:
- a CDS encoding IS4 family transposase — MHSPDFIAAHRTHDKAFIRQRVLTFPVLVSFLLCAFKGSLQSLLDDLFATLDRGSLRAVSKSAVSQARQKLKATAFEALNDSLVGLLNELLPEPRWRGLRLIATDSTTLRLPPWLENQAEFGVQTDSAGQPYVLARTLGLFACASKLMLKTAIGRFEDAERALLVSLLPHLGRDDLLIMDRGFPAVWLFTLLQQRGLPFLARMDGNQWPAVERFLRSDLAETVIKQTVSAHARRQAQAVGMTLVDNTVSLRLIKVVLSTGQIEVLATSLLDAQAYPAEAFAELYHARWHIEEAFKVLKHRLYLEQFTGELPESIRQDIHAKIFTVNLAEALAREAYDSLPEDKAARYFPNVSYILQSLKTRLFAWLIQRVPHDQVLELIALYARTLERKRPDRKAPRPKNRITPKPRRQYR; from the coding sequence CTGCATTCGCCCGATTTTATCGCTGCCCATCGTACACACGATAAAGCTTTCATCCGGCAACGCGTTCTTACTTTTCCGGTTCTCGTTTCTTTTTTATTGTGCGCCTTCAAGGGCAGCTTGCAAAGCTTGCTGGACGACCTATTCGCCACCCTGGACAGAGGCTCGCTACGCGCCGTGAGCAAAAGCGCCGTTTCCCAAGCCCGGCAAAAACTCAAAGCCACGGCCTTCGAAGCGCTCAACGATAGCCTGGTCGGCTTGCTCAATGAGCTTCTGCCCGAACCGCGTTGGCGTGGCTTGCGTTTGATCGCCACCGATTCGACCACCTTACGCCTGCCGCCATGGCTGGAAAATCAGGCCGAATTCGGCGTTCAGACCGATAGCGCCGGTCAACCTTATGTCTTGGCGCGCACCTTGGGGCTGTTCGCCTGCGCTTCAAAGCTCATGCTCAAAACCGCGATTGGCCGTTTCGAGGATGCCGAGCGGGCATTATTGGTTTCCCTGCTGCCGCACCTGGGTCGCGACGATCTTTTGATCATGGACCGCGGCTTTCCGGCGGTGTGGCTGTTCACTTTGTTGCAACAACGCGGTTTGCCCTTTCTGGCCCGCATGGACGGCAATCAATGGCCTGCCGTTGAACGCTTCCTGCGCTCCGATCTTGCCGAAACGGTGATCAAACAAACCGTATCCGCTCATGCCCGCCGGCAAGCCCAAGCCGTCGGTATGACGCTGGTCGATAACACGGTCTCCTTGCGGCTGATCAAAGTGGTCTTGTCCACCGGTCAAATTGAAGTCCTCGCCACCTCGCTCCTCGACGCCCAAGCCTATCCGGCTGAAGCCTTCGCCGAGCTGTATCATGCCCGCTGGCATATCGAAGAAGCTTTCAAGGTTCTCAAACATCGGCTTTACCTGGAACAATTCACCGGCGAATTGCCCGAATCCATACGCCAGGACATTCATGCCAAAATCTTCACCGTCAATCTGGCCGAAGCCCTGGCGCGGGAAGCTTACGACTCCTTGCCGGAAGATAAAGCCGCGCGCTATTTCCCCAACGTCAGCTATATCCTCCAGTCCCTGAAAACGCGTCTCTTCGCTTGGCTGATACAACGCGTGCCGCACGATCAGGTGCTAGAATTGATCGCCCTCTATGCCCGAACACTGGAGCGGAAACGTCCCGATCGGAAAGCGCCCAGACCCAAAAACCGTATCACTCCAAAGCCCAGAAGGCAGTACCGGTGA
- a CDS encoding argonaute/piwi family protein — translation MPVFLNVFPLKIPEVELEARQVPYDKETLDGFREKHGSTHSFRRQGDNILIFSGDGTFPTSGTPHTIALKDNLGIFCSLVKDGLTRHLAGLGRNPSGFNPIELVSTKPEDNLLVPILGDAYPFKVCAKYSIDTRTVQGHPCLVIDCTTRRVIKENGLFFLNAGFDLVGRYVVTEQDDGYKKLLGSVSASKGETLYVTRPDGQAVQVDAKDVYLEASRTNFDDYILYTHGAKKDAIVERIGQSVSIFNGGEIKKDRIDTLKKYIQSKTIPLIDGGRIEIEDSPDIQKICGQMQKPVFIFNDNGEKDWAEKGLTQYGPYTKRTFDRNDPSICVICAQHDKGRVEQFVRKLLKGISNSKYFSSGLEGKFVLGTSHVEVFATATDSVDAYKNAIQAAIRKKADDGGRWDLALVQVRQSFKKLQVTENPYYLGKSLFFLHQIPVQDFTIELLAQSDYSLGYSLNNMALACYAKMGGVPWLLKSSPTLSHELVIGIGSANIGQERGADNQRIMGITTVFSGDGSYIVSNTSKAVVPEAYCEALTAVLGETIEKIQKRMNWQKGDTIRLIFHAQVKKFNKEEIEGVRAVIDKYREYQIEFAFLKISEDHGLHMFDCATAGVQKGRLAPLRGKTFKLSKHEMLVYLIGQRELRQDTDGHPRGVILDVHKDSTFKDITYLSAQLYSFASHSWRSYFPNPMPVTISYSDLIARNLGWLNQLPGWNDSVMIGKIGQSQWFL, via the coding sequence TTGCCAGTCTTCCTGAACGTATTCCCTCTAAAAATCCCCGAAGTAGAGCTTGAAGCTCGTCAAGTCCCCTATGACAAGGAGACGCTGGACGGCTTTCGCGAGAAGCACGGATCGACGCACTCATTCCGCCGGCAGGGCGACAACATTCTGATCTTCTCGGGGGACGGCACATTCCCCACATCTGGCACACCGCACACAATCGCGCTCAAGGATAACTTAGGCATCTTCTGCTCGCTGGTCAAGGACGGATTGACACGGCATCTTGCTGGACTGGGCCGTAACCCGTCCGGCTTCAATCCCATCGAGCTGGTGAGCACCAAGCCGGAAGACAATCTTCTGGTCCCGATTCTTGGAGATGCGTACCCGTTTAAGGTCTGCGCTAAATACTCAATCGACACCCGCACTGTTCAAGGTCATCCATGCCTCGTCATTGACTGCACAACGCGCCGGGTAATCAAAGAGAACGGCCTATTCTTCCTTAACGCCGGCTTCGATCTTGTAGGCCGATACGTCGTTACCGAGCAGGACGACGGATACAAAAAGCTTCTGGGATCAGTGAGCGCCAGTAAGGGTGAAACGCTCTATGTCACGCGGCCTGACGGGCAGGCCGTGCAGGTCGATGCGAAAGACGTTTATCTTGAGGCTAGCCGGACGAATTTCGATGATTACATTCTGTATACTCACGGCGCGAAGAAGGATGCAATCGTCGAACGCATCGGGCAATCCGTTTCCATATTCAATGGCGGCGAGATCAAGAAGGACCGAATTGATACGCTTAAGAAGTACATACAGTCGAAGACCATTCCGCTAATCGACGGAGGGCGCATCGAGATCGAGGACTCACCAGACATCCAGAAGATCTGCGGACAGATGCAGAAGCCGGTGTTTATCTTCAACGACAACGGTGAGAAGGATTGGGCCGAGAAGGGCCTGACTCAGTACGGCCCCTATACGAAGCGTACCTTCGACAGGAACGATCCGTCGATCTGCGTGATCTGCGCCCAGCACGACAAGGGGCGCGTCGAGCAGTTCGTCCGAAAGCTTCTGAAAGGCATTTCGAACAGCAAGTATTTCAGCAGCGGCCTTGAAGGAAAGTTCGTGCTCGGAACCAGCCACGTCGAAGTGTTCGCGACGGCCACCGACAGCGTGGACGCATACAAGAATGCCATCCAGGCCGCTATCCGGAAGAAGGCGGATGACGGCGGGCGCTGGGACTTGGCACTCGTTCAGGTCCGACAGTCCTTCAAGAAGCTCCAGGTCACGGAGAATCCATACTATCTCGGCAAGAGCCTTTTCTTCCTGCATCAGATTCCGGTGCAAGATTTCACGATAGAGCTTCTTGCGCAATCCGATTATTCGCTCGGGTATTCGCTCAACAATATGGCGCTGGCCTGCTACGCGAAGATGGGCGGCGTCCCTTGGCTTCTCAAATCCTCGCCGACTCTCTCGCACGAACTCGTGATTGGCATCGGCAGCGCGAATATCGGGCAGGAACGCGGTGCCGACAATCAGCGGATTATGGGCATCACCACCGTCTTCTCCGGAGACGGCAGCTACATTGTTTCGAATACCTCGAAGGCGGTCGTGCCGGAAGCCTACTGCGAAGCGTTGACCGCTGTGCTCGGAGAGACGATAGAAAAGATTCAGAAGCGGATGAACTGGCAGAAAGGCGACACGATCCGCCTGATCTTTCATGCGCAGGTCAAGAAGTTCAACAAGGAAGAGATCGAAGGCGTCCGCGCCGTGATCGACAAGTACCGTGAATATCAGATCGAGTTCGCCTTCCTGAAAATCTCAGAGGATCATGGCCTGCATATGTTCGATTGCGCGACGGCCGGCGTACAGAAGGGACGGCTGGCTCCACTACGAGGGAAGACGTTCAAGCTTTCCAAGCACGAAATGCTTGTCTACCTGATCGGCCAGCGCGAATTGCGGCAAGACACAGACGGACATCCGCGCGGCGTGATCCTTGATGTTCACAAGGACTCGACCTTCAAGGACATCACGTACCTGAGCGCCCAGCTTTACAGCTTCGCTTCGCATTCCTGGCGCAGCTACTTTCCCAATCCGATGCCGGTGACTATCAGCTATTCCGATCTAATCGCCCGGAATCTCGGATGGCTGAACCAGCTTCCGGGCTGGAACGACTCGGTGATGATCGGGAAGATCGGGCAATCCCAATGGTTCCTGTAG
- a CDS encoding cold shock domain-containing protein encodes MQTETGKLVRWIDDKGFGFIQPNTGGNDIFIHISALQGMSRPPVVGDILHYQTEADASGKLRAIHARIEGVPKQLMLEPLVRRRPSPSGPAPYGRRHQETKQRIVRSQKRWGSLPFLFVLLIGGGVYVYDTYGHRHAQIVDKSTAQSVVEPEIAEPHFQCQGKVYCSQMTSLEEAEFYLDNCPGTKMDGDRDGIPCENQF; translated from the coding sequence ATGCAAACAGAAACTGGCAAACTGGTTCGATGGATCGACGACAAAGGTTTCGGATTCATCCAACCCAACACCGGCGGCAACGACATCTTCATCCATATTTCCGCCTTGCAAGGGATGAGCCGCCCTCCGGTGGTGGGTGATATTCTCCATTATCAGACAGAAGCCGATGCCAGCGGCAAACTCCGCGCTATTCACGCCCGCATCGAAGGGGTACCCAAACAGCTGATGCTGGAACCTTTAGTGAGAAGACGTCCATCGCCATCAGGACCCGCCCCATACGGTAGGCGACATCAAGAAACGAAACAAAGAATTGTTCGGTCACAAAAGCGATGGGGCAGCCTACCGTTTCTGTTTGTGTTGCTGATCGGTGGCGGGGTTTACGTTTACGACACGTATGGACATCGCCATGCTCAAATCGTCGACAAATCAACGGCCCAGTCAGTAGTGGAACCGGAGATAGCCGAACCACACTTCCAATGCCAAGGCAAAGTCTATTGTTCACAGATGACCTCCTTGGAAGAAGCCGAATTCTACTTGGATAACTGCCCCGGCACGAAGATGGATGGCGATAGGGATGGGATACCTTGCGAAAATCAGTTTTGA
- a CDS encoding helix-turn-helix domain-containing protein yields MEDRWLSVEEICDYLGVKRDAVYKWINDKSMPAHRVGRLWKFKKEAVDAWIEGGGASGDTPKENVGRDSKK; encoded by the coding sequence ATGGAAGACAGATGGTTATCCGTGGAAGAAATTTGTGATTACCTCGGTGTAAAACGGGACGCGGTTTACAAGTGGATCAACGACAAATCGATGCCCGCTCATCGCGTGGGACGTTTGTGGAAATTCAAGAAAGAAGCGGTCGATGCCTGGATCGAAGGAGGCGGTGCGTCCGGTGACACTCCCAAAGAAAACGTAGGTAGGGATTCGAAAAAATGA
- a CDS encoding DNA cytosine methyltransferase produces the protein MKKESLSKIATTQGRKVYAIDLFCGAGGLTHGLAKSGIEVRLGVDIDPACEYPYVANNNARFLLKSVEELEASELVCHYRKNGIKLLAGCAPCQTFSTYNQKATEFDKRWWLLLQFSRLVNELSPDLVTMENVPRLIEQNVFDEFVANLEDNGYSVAYQVVNCAEYGVPQQRNRLVLLASKLGPITLLSPQKFGKRPKTVKEAIGNLPPIEAGTSHPKDPLHQCATLSEINMRRIKVSKPGGTWRDWPEDLVADCHKKISGKTYPSVYGRMTWNDPAPTMTTQFFGFGNGRFGHPEQNRAISLREGAILQSFPKSYKFVRPGEQVCYKSIGRLIGNAVPVTLGEVIGASLLSHVSAVTKRAYRSRLKSWSQ, from the coding sequence ATGAAAAAGGAGTCATTATCGAAAATCGCAACGACGCAAGGAAGGAAAGTCTATGCCATCGATTTGTTCTGCGGCGCTGGTGGATTGACGCATGGTCTCGCGAAGTCTGGCATAGAAGTTCGGCTTGGTGTGGACATCGATCCGGCTTGTGAATACCCCTATGTCGCCAACAACAACGCCAGGTTCCTGCTAAAATCGGTGGAAGAGCTGGAAGCCAGCGAATTGGTGTGTCACTACCGAAAGAACGGCATCAAACTACTGGCTGGTTGCGCTCCGTGCCAGACCTTTTCCACCTACAATCAGAAAGCGACGGAATTCGATAAACGTTGGTGGCTTCTGCTTCAGTTTTCGAGACTCGTAAATGAGCTCTCTCCGGATCTGGTGACTATGGAGAACGTTCCACGATTGATCGAACAGAACGTTTTCGACGAATTCGTAGCCAACCTTGAAGACAACGGATACTCGGTTGCGTATCAGGTCGTTAATTGCGCCGAATACGGTGTTCCTCAACAGCGCAACCGTTTGGTTCTACTGGCATCCAAGCTCGGACCTATCACGCTTCTATCCCCGCAGAAATTTGGCAAGAGGCCGAAAACCGTCAAAGAGGCAATTGGAAATCTACCTCCTATAGAAGCAGGAACGAGTCATCCGAAAGATCCTTTACATCAGTGTGCGACTCTTTCGGAAATAAATATGCGCAGAATCAAAGTTTCTAAGCCAGGGGGAACTTGGAGAGATTGGCCAGAAGATTTAGTGGCCGACTGCCATAAGAAAATATCGGGGAAAACATACCCAAGCGTTTATGGTCGTATGACATGGAATGATCCCGCACCCACGATGACGACCCAGTTCTTCGGGTTCGGCAATGGCCGCTTTGGGCACCCGGAGCAAAACAGGGCGATTTCACTTAGAGAAGGCGCGATCCTGCAAAGTTTTCCAAAGAGTTACAAGTTTGTTCGACCTGGTGAACAGGTATGTTACAAATCCATAGGAAGATTGATCGGAAATGCCGTTCCTGTCACGCTCGGAGAGGTCATCGGAGCCAGCTTGTTGTCGCATGTTTCCGCAGTAACCAAAAGAGCGTATCGGTCAAGACTGAAGAGTTGGTCACAATGA
- the drmD gene encoding DISARM system SNF2-like helicase DrmD, with the protein MTTTNAYSTDGTLRFGAVPEPGQLVEVRRRQWVVTDVSSGALSPSGNGDQHLVGLSSLDEDSMGEEIQVVWQMEAGAHVLEKAGLPSITGWDNNDRLEAFLDAVRWGAVTNADRSFLQSPFRSGITIEDYQLDPLVRAVEMARVNLLIADDVGLGKTIEAGLVIQELLVRHRARTVFVVCPASLQVKWQTEMQEKFGLEFRIVDTDYVKRLRRERGIHVNPWTSYPRLVTSMDWMKSGEGLRLLKDVLPHHITYPRKFDILVVDEAHNVAPASASMYALESQRTRLIRSLAPHFTHRLFLSATPHNGYQESFTSLLELLDDQRFARTVMPDEKQLHRVMVRRLKSDIVDANGKPVFPVRKLEGLEIDYSEDERQIHTLLGEYTADRSKSVKGTRFEYGTDFVHMLLKKRLFSSPMAFALTLAKHRETLERGKPKGDHDAMDDRILRKAILKTEEEYSDDSLVEEAQHEAVEVVGELAPPLSREQRDMLDRLSAWAEKARNRVDSKAKAILDWLENHLKTDGFWNGKRVILFTEYRATHSWLHQILTANGYGGDRLMYLHGSMLPEERESVKAAFQAHPDISPVRILLATDAASEGIDLQNHCNYLIHVEIPWNPNVMEQRNGRIDRHGQKQDAVFIWHPVGKGFSARAVDRS; encoded by the coding sequence ATGACAACAACCAACGCATATTCGACGGACGGTACCCTTCGATTCGGTGCCGTTCCAGAGCCAGGTCAACTCGTCGAAGTCAGGCGTCGTCAATGGGTGGTGACCGATGTATCCAGCGGAGCCTTGTCTCCATCGGGTAACGGCGACCAACACCTCGTTGGTCTGTCATCGCTGGACGAAGATTCCATGGGTGAAGAGATACAGGTCGTCTGGCAGATGGAGGCCGGAGCCCATGTTCTGGAAAAGGCGGGCTTGCCGTCGATCACAGGCTGGGACAATAACGATCGACTGGAAGCCTTTCTCGACGCCGTTCGCTGGGGAGCCGTAACTAACGCGGATCGCTCCTTTCTGCAATCCCCTTTCCGGAGCGGGATAACCATCGAGGACTACCAGCTCGATCCGTTGGTTCGAGCGGTCGAGATGGCCCGCGTCAATCTCCTCATTGCGGACGACGTCGGTTTGGGTAAGACGATTGAGGCTGGACTGGTCATCCAAGAGCTACTCGTGCGTCATCGTGCCAGGACCGTGTTCGTCGTTTGCCCCGCCAGCCTGCAGGTCAAATGGCAGACCGAGATGCAGGAAAAATTCGGCCTCGAGTTTCGGATCGTCGACACCGACTACGTCAAGCGCCTCCGTCGTGAGCGTGGTATCCACGTAAATCCCTGGACGTCTTATCCACGACTCGTCACCTCGATGGACTGGATGAAGAGCGGAGAGGGGTTACGCTTGTTGAAGGACGTCCTCCCTCATCACATAACTTACCCACGCAAATTCGACATCCTGGTCGTCGACGAGGCACACAACGTAGCACCGGCGTCGGCGTCCATGTATGCGCTTGAAAGCCAAAGAACGCGATTGATTCGATCGCTCGCCCCTCATTTTACCCATCGGCTGTTTCTGAGCGCCACGCCCCACAACGGATATCAGGAATCGTTCACCTCGTTGCTGGAGTTGCTGGACGATCAGCGGTTCGCCAGGACGGTGATGCCAGACGAAAAACAACTTCATCGAGTCATGGTTCGTCGTCTGAAGAGCGATATCGTCGACGCGAACGGCAAACCGGTGTTTCCGGTGCGTAAGCTCGAAGGTCTCGAAATCGACTACTCCGAGGATGAGCGCCAGATTCACACCTTGCTCGGAGAATACACGGCCGACCGTTCGAAGAGCGTAAAAGGCACGCGCTTCGAATATGGAACCGATTTCGTTCACATGCTTCTCAAGAAACGTCTCTTTTCCTCGCCGATGGCTTTCGCGCTTACACTGGCGAAACATCGGGAAACTCTCGAGCGCGGCAAGCCAAAAGGCGATCACGACGCCATGGACGATCGCATTCTGCGCAAGGCGATCCTGAAAACAGAAGAGGAGTATTCGGACGATTCGCTGGTCGAAGAAGCCCAGCACGAAGCGGTCGAGGTGGTGGGTGAACTCGCGCCACCGTTGTCACGCGAGCAGAGAGACATGCTCGACCGTCTCTCCGCATGGGCGGAGAAAGCACGCAACCGTGTCGACTCGAAAGCCAAGGCCATTCTCGACTGGCTCGAGAACCATCTGAAGACGGATGGATTCTGGAATGGAAAGCGCGTGATTCTGTTCACCGAATACCGGGCCACCCATTCGTGGCTCCACCAGATTCTCACAGCCAACGGCTACGGCGGCGATCGATTGATGTACCTGCACGGAAGCATGCTGCCGGAGGAGCGCGAGTCGGTTAAAGCTGCGTTCCAGGCGCATCCGGACATTTCACCGGTCCGCATTCTGCTCGCTACCGACGCGGCCTCTGAAGGCATCGACCTTCAGAACCATTGCAACTACCTCATCCACGTCGAGATTCCGTGGAATCCAAATGTCATGGAACAGCGCAACGGTCGTATCGACCGCCACGGGCAGAAGCAAGACGCGGTTTTCATCTGGCATCCGGTGGGGAAAGGCTTCTCCGCGAGAGCCGTCGACAGATCGTAA
- the tnpC gene encoding IS66 family transposase — translation MNLLAELDQLNLEPAAKAQVAAMLQTLVEQAAQDAQTIANQQQLLQTKDASLQAKEVKIAALTHELAYYKRIRFSTKSEALAPLQRDVFEETWNTDISAIEAEVEQLQDDSPCATVARPKRLRAGRQLLPAHLPRVEHRHEPESCTCGHCGRDLVKIGEDVTEQLDVEPAKFFVHRHIRPQYACRRCETVTAAPIPPAVIDGGMAAVGLLSWVMISKFLDHLPLYRLEQIAARDGVTLSRSTLADWVGRLGVALEPLADRLAWHLLQRDCLHADETPVPQLDPGNGKTKKAYLWAYRSNDLQPGPKILVFDYQAGRSGRHAQQFLQDWQGHLVVDDYAGYKALFAAARAHPEDQRLLEPCIELACWAHARRKFFDLFQASQSPIAHEALNRIAVLYAIEAEGSDLTPDGRQALRVEKTLPTLAAFHDWLQQTRLRTAPGSATAKAIDYSLKRWAALTRYAETGDLPIDNNPIENSIRPIALGKKNWLFVGSERAGQRAAIIQTLLGTAKLNGFDPAVWLKETLEKLPTWPNSRIDELLPLRFAD, via the coding sequence ATGAATTTGCTCGCTGAACTCGATCAACTCAACCTGGAACCGGCCGCTAAAGCCCAAGTCGCGGCAATGCTTCAGACGCTTGTCGAGCAAGCGGCGCAGGATGCTCAAACCATTGCGAATCAGCAGCAACTCCTGCAAACGAAGGACGCCAGCCTGCAAGCCAAAGAGGTCAAAATCGCCGCGCTGACGCACGAGTTGGCCTATTACAAGCGCATCCGTTTCAGTACCAAGAGCGAAGCCTTGGCTCCGCTGCAGCGGGATGTCTTCGAGGAAACCTGGAACACGGATATTTCGGCGATTGAAGCCGAAGTCGAGCAACTGCAGGATGACAGCCCTTGTGCAACGGTGGCTCGTCCGAAACGCCTGCGTGCCGGTCGTCAGCTGTTGCCCGCTCACTTGCCCCGCGTCGAGCACCGGCATGAACCCGAGTCCTGCACCTGCGGGCACTGCGGCCGGGACTTGGTCAAGATCGGCGAGGATGTGACCGAGCAACTGGACGTCGAGCCGGCCAAGTTCTTCGTGCATCGGCACATCCGCCCGCAATATGCCTGCCGGCGCTGTGAAACCGTGACCGCGGCGCCGATTCCGCCGGCGGTGATCGATGGCGGCATGGCGGCGGTCGGTTTGTTGAGTTGGGTGATGATCAGTAAATTTCTGGATCACCTGCCGCTGTACCGGTTGGAACAGATCGCTGCCCGCGACGGCGTAACCTTGTCCCGCTCCACCCTGGCCGACTGGGTCGGACGCCTCGGCGTCGCCTTAGAGCCTTTGGCAGACCGTCTGGCCTGGCACCTCTTGCAACGCGATTGCCTGCATGCGGATGAGACGCCGGTGCCGCAATTGGATCCCGGCAACGGCAAAACGAAAAAGGCCTATTTGTGGGCGTATCGCAGCAACGACTTGCAGCCGGGACCGAAGATCCTCGTCTTCGACTATCAAGCCGGCCGCAGCGGCCGGCATGCGCAGCAGTTTCTGCAAGACTGGCAAGGCCACCTCGTCGTCGACGACTATGCCGGCTACAAAGCCCTGTTTGCGGCCGCCCGCGCGCATCCCGAGGATCAACGCCTGCTTGAACCGTGCATCGAGCTCGCCTGTTGGGCGCATGCACGGCGGAAATTCTTCGACTTGTTCCAGGCCAGCCAGAGCCCGATCGCGCACGAAGCCTTGAACCGCATCGCGGTGCTGTATGCGATTGAAGCCGAAGGGAGTGACCTAACGCCCGATGGGCGCCAAGCCCTGCGTGTCGAAAAAACGCTGCCGACCTTGGCAGCCTTCCACGACTGGCTTCAGCAAACCCGTTTGCGCACCGCGCCCGGCAGTGCCACCGCCAAAGCGATCGACTACAGTTTGAAGCGATGGGCTGCGCTCACGCGCTACGCCGAGACTGGTGATCTGCCGATCGACAATAACCCGATCGAAAACAGCATTCGTCCGATTGCATTGGGCAAAAAAAACTGGTTGTTCGTAGGCTCCGAACGCGCCGGCCAGCGTGCCGCCATCATTCAAACCTTGCTCGGCACCGCCAAGCTCAACGGGTTCGATCCAGCGGTATGGCTAAAAGAAACCCTGGAAAAGCTCCCAACTTGGCCCAACAGTCGCATCGACGAGCTTCTGCCTCTTCGCTTCGCGGATTAA
- the tnpB gene encoding IS66 family insertion sequence element accessory protein TnpB (TnpB, as the term is used for proteins encoded by IS66 family insertion elements, is considered an accessory protein, since TnpC, encoded by a neighboring gene, is a DDE family transposase.): MPGLIASPAQIWLAVAPVDMRRGLDGLTTIVQQSLGHSPCAGSAFIFRNRAGNRLRLLLWDGNGVWLCQRRLHRGSFVWPQASDPVFAISPAQWQWLAAGVDWQRLSAQPSAEWRV, translated from the coding sequence ATGCCTGGCCTGATCGCGAGCCCGGCACAGATTTGGCTGGCGGTGGCGCCGGTCGACATGCGGCGCGGCCTGGATGGCTTAACCACGATCGTGCAGCAGAGCCTGGGTCATTCGCCGTGTGCTGGGTCGGCCTTCATCTTCCGCAACCGTGCCGGCAACCGCTTGCGCCTGTTGCTGTGGGACGGCAATGGCGTGTGGCTCTGTCAGCGGCGCTTGCATCGAGGCAGTTTTGTCTGGCCCCAGGCCTCTGATCCGGTGTTTGCGATCAGTCCGGCCCAGTGGCAGTGGTTGGCCGCCGGTGTCGATTGGCAACGGTTATCGGCTCAACCCTCGGCGGAATGGCGAGTCTGA
- the tnpA gene encoding IS66 family insertion sequence element accessory protein TnpA has translation MAITAKWRQHIEAWQRSGLSQAAYCAAQQLNVRTFTARLSDYRKLPKQDSTALIPVQIQPAVTEVIVFTHAQGHRLELPASMPASWLAELLRCLA, from the coding sequence ATGGCCATCACAGCGAAATGGCGTCAGCATATCGAAGCGTGGCAACGCAGTGGTTTGTCGCAAGCCGCGTATTGCGCAGCACAGCAACTCAATGTCCGTACGTTCACAGCACGGCTGAGCGATTATCGCAAATTACCCAAGCAGGATTCGACGGCCTTGATACCGGTGCAGATTCAACCGGCTGTCACTGAGGTCATTGTCTTTACCCATGCTCAGGGCCATCGCCTGGAACTGCCGGCTTCGATGCCGGCGAGTTGGCTCGCGGAGCTGTTGCGATGCCTGGCCTGA
- a CDS encoding restriction endonuclease: MKWQEYQEAAAVLYEQLDGFGTIHRNVYLPDLVTGQRRQVDVMIEMTERGHSLRMLIDAKFHSTPLDVKDIEEVAALSQAVGAHKTIIVAANGFTSPAEAKARFIQCDLMTLSIEEALDLIVPDKWKMCPVCNTDCIVLDQDGMTQFDNGLIFWWLAGQCRGCKCARVNCQDCGQKMYIEIGKSLVCGCGHEWHCTDEGVGIELFKEEPQW; this comes from the coding sequence ATGAAATGGCAGGAGTACCAAGAAGCTGCCGCCGTACTTTACGAGCAGTTGGACGGATTCGGGACGATCCATCGCAACGTCTACTTGCCGGATCTTGTGACGGGACAACGCAGGCAAGTCGACGTAATGATCGAGATGACCGAGCGAGGACACTCGCTGCGCATGCTTATCGACGCCAAATTCCATTCAACACCTCTCGACGTTAAGGATATCGAAGAAGTCGCGGCACTTTCACAGGCTGTCGGAGCGCATAAAACAATTATCGTAGCGGCGAACGGCTTCACTTCTCCAGCCGAAGCCAAAGCTCGGTTCATTCAGTGCGATTTGATGACTCTGTCCATAGAAGAGGCTCTGGATCTCATCGTCCCTGACAAATGGAAAATGTGCCCGGTTTGCAACACCGACTGCATTGTCCTCGACCAAGACGGTATGACGCAGTTCGATAATGGCTTGATTTTCTGGTGGTTAGCCGGGCAGTGTCGTGGATGCAAGTGTGCTCGGGTTAATTGCCAAGATTGCGGACAAAAAATGTACATAGAAATCGGCAAATCCCTGGTGTGTGGTTGTGGTCATGAGTGGCATTGCACCGATGAAGGAGTTGGCATCGAACTCTTCAAGGAAGAGCCCCAATGGTGA